In the Paenibacillus sp. FSL H7-0357 genome, one interval contains:
- a CDS encoding oxalate decarboxylase family bicupin: MDSTEQDSAGTMKIPQPIRSDGAGNIDRGPRDIMRDRENPDMFVPPPTDNGLIPNLKFSFSDAHMQLNCGGWSREVTVRELPVATTLAAVNMSLTPGGVRELHWHQQAEWSYMLIGSARITSVDQNGRNFIADIGPGDLWYFPPGIPHSIQGLAEGCEFLLVFDDGSFSDLNTLSISDWFAHTPKEVLAANFGVPAAAFDCIPNDQVYIYQDQVPGTIQSQKVQSPYGEIPLSFKHQLLAQPPLKTPGGSVRIVDSSNFPISRTIAAALVEIEPGAMRELHWHPNNDEWQYYLAGQGRMTVFGGNGAARTFNYRAGDVGYVPFAYGHYIQNTGTDTLWFLEMFKSDRFADVSLNQWMALTPHQLVGSNLNAGPELLNALRKVKWPVVEYPGYGFPKREE; this comes from the coding sequence ATGGATTCCACTGAACAGGATTCAGCCGGAACAATGAAAATCCCCCAGCCGATAAGAAGCGACGGTGCAGGCAATATCGACCGCGGGCCGCGCGATATTATGCGGGACCGCGAGAACCCGGATATGTTCGTTCCTCCCCCCACGGACAACGGACTGATTCCGAATCTGAAGTTTTCCTTCTCCGATGCCCATATGCAGCTGAACTGCGGCGGCTGGTCACGGGAAGTTACGGTAAGGGAACTGCCTGTCGCCACGACTCTGGCAGCGGTCAATATGAGCCTGACGCCCGGCGGAGTGCGGGAGCTGCACTGGCATCAGCAGGCGGAATGGTCTTATATGCTGATCGGGAGCGCGCGGATCACCTCCGTGGATCAGAACGGCCGCAACTTCATTGCCGACATCGGCCCCGGAGATCTATGGTATTTCCCTCCGGGTATTCCGCATTCCATTCAAGGACTTGCCGAAGGCTGCGAATTCCTGCTCGTCTTTGATGATGGCAGCTTCTCGGATTTGAATACACTGTCGATCTCCGATTGGTTCGCCCATACGCCCAAGGAAGTCCTGGCGGCGAATTTCGGCGTGCCCGCTGCCGCCTTTGACTGCATACCGAACGATCAGGTCTATATCTATCAGGATCAGGTGCCTGGTACAATACAGAGTCAAAAGGTGCAATCGCCTTATGGGGAAATCCCGCTGAGCTTTAAACATCAATTATTGGCCCAGCCTCCACTGAAGACCCCGGGAGGAAGTGTAAGAATCGTCGACTCCTCCAATTTTCCGATCTCCCGGACCATTGCCGCGGCACTGGTGGAGATTGAACCCGGGGCCATGCGGGAACTGCACTGGCACCCGAATAATGATGAGTGGCAATATTATCTTGCCGGGCAAGGACGGATGACCGTCTTCGGGGGAAACGGCGCAGCCCGTACCTTCAATTATAGAGCCGGAGACGTTGGGTATGTCCCTTTTGCTTATGGACATTATATCCAGAATACCGGCACAGACACGCTCTGGTTTCTGGAAATGTTCAAAAGCGACCGCTTCGCCGACGTCTCCCTGAACCAGTGGATGGCCCTGACTCCCCATCAGCTGGTGGGCAGCAATCTGAATGCCGGGCCGGAGCTGCTAAATGCATTGCGTAAGGTGAAATGGCCTGTAGTGGAATATCCGGGCTACGGATTCCCGAAACGCGAGGAGTAA
- a CDS encoding glutamine--tRNA ligase/YqeY domain fusion protein — MSNVNEMPEEKNEENYMEKLIREDVEGGVYSRAVCTRFPPEPNGYLHIGSAFAIHTNYDMARRFNGVFNLRFDDTNPLKEDMEYVKAIIEDIEWLGCSPGEHIYYGSDYSEQIYSSAVALIRKGKAYVCDLSPEQVTAFRGTLTEPGTNSPYRERTVEENLSLFSGMRNGEYPSGSRVLRAKIDMGSPNINLRDPILYRIIHAEHYRTGEAWCIYPLYDFAHPIQDAIEGVTHSLCSLEFKDHRPLYEWVLNELETAEAPKQREFGRVNLTGVVTSKRYLRQLVAGNYVEGWDDPRLPTLRGLRRRGFTPESIKSFVMGIGMVRNQTMVDFSMLEHSLRQDLKAKAPSVMAVLDPLKVVITNYAGQAGENFELLDIDNNSENPELGTRKVPFSGVVYIEREDFMEEPSPGFRRLTTGGEVRLKGAYIIKCNEVIKDAATGEITELRCTYDIETKSGSGCNGRKVKGTLHWVSAGHGIRADVYLYEKLLKDNEGPKGDTGTWGDVINPDSVKLLKNCLLEPFVEGALPEAKFQFMRHGYFCADSKHSGEDRLVFNRIVPLKDSWKGKK; from the coding sequence ATGAGTAATGTAAATGAGATGCCAGAAGAGAAGAATGAAGAGAACTATATGGAGAAACTGATCAGGGAAGATGTGGAGGGCGGCGTCTACAGCAGAGCGGTCTGCACAAGGTTTCCCCCGGAGCCGAACGGGTATCTTCATATCGGCAGCGCGTTTGCGATTCATACCAACTATGACATGGCCCGCAGATTCAATGGAGTATTTAATCTGCGCTTTGATGATACCAACCCGCTGAAAGAAGATATGGAATATGTGAAGGCCATCATTGAAGATATCGAGTGGCTGGGCTGCAGCCCGGGTGAGCATATTTATTACGGCTCCGACTATTCGGAGCAAATCTACAGCAGCGCGGTGGCCTTGATCCGCAAGGGCAAAGCCTATGTCTGTGATTTGTCTCCTGAGCAGGTCACCGCCTTCAGAGGGACTTTAACCGAACCGGGAACGAACAGCCCTTACCGGGAGCGCACGGTGGAAGAGAATCTGAGCCTGTTCAGCGGAATGAGAAACGGTGAGTATCCTTCGGGGTCCAGGGTGCTGCGGGCCAAAATAGATATGGGCTCGCCCAACATCAATCTGAGGGACCCCATACTGTACAGAATCATTCATGCCGAACATTACCGGACAGGGGAGGCGTGGTGCATTTATCCGCTGTATGATTTTGCCCATCCCATTCAAGACGCCATTGAAGGCGTAACACATTCCTTGTGCTCTCTGGAATTCAAGGATCACCGGCCGTTGTACGAATGGGTGCTGAATGAGCTGGAGACCGCCGAGGCGCCCAAACAAAGGGAATTTGGCAGGGTTAACCTGACCGGTGTTGTCACCAGCAAACGTTATCTCCGGCAGCTGGTTGCCGGCAATTATGTGGAAGGCTGGGATGATCCAAGACTGCCCACGCTTCGCGGACTGCGGAGAAGAGGGTTTACGCCGGAGAGCATCAAGAGCTTTGTGATGGGGATTGGCATGGTCAGAAATCAGACAATGGTTGACTTCTCGATGCTGGAGCATAGCCTGAGACAGGACTTGAAAGCCAAAGCGCCTAGTGTAATGGCGGTGCTTGATCCTTTAAAGGTTGTGATCACCAATTATGCCGGGCAAGCCGGAGAGAACTTTGAATTGCTGGATATAGATAACAACAGTGAGAATCCAGAGCTAGGCACAAGAAAGGTCCCTTTCTCCGGAGTCGTATATATCGAGCGGGAGGATTTCATGGAAGAACCGTCTCCGGGCTTTCGCCGTCTGACGACGGGCGGAGAGGTGCGGCTGAAGGGGGCTTACATTATCAAATGCAATGAAGTGATCAAGGACGCGGCAACGGGGGAGATCACTGAGCTGCGCTGTACCTATGACATTGAAACGAAGAGCGGAAGCGGCTGTAACGGGCGGAAAGTGAAAGGAACGCTCCACTGGGTATCTGCCGGTCACGGCATTCGGGCAGATGTATATCTGTACGAGAAGCTGCTCAAAGACAACGAGGGTCCTAAGGGAGATACCGGGACATGGGGAGATGTCATTAACCCGGATTCGGTGAAGCTTCTGAAGAATTGCCTGTTGGAGCCATTTGTGGAAGGGGCATTGCCGGAGGCGAAATTCCAATTTATGCGCCATGGATATTTCTGTGCCGACAGCAAGCACAGCGGCGAAGACCGGCTGGTATTCAACAGAATTGTTCCACTGAAGGATAGCTGGAAGGGGAAGAAATAG
- a CDS encoding tetratricopeptide repeat protein — translation MTNSEQQRYRFSEAPIWELQRSYYEELGLQAWKNDQVPQYITSNPMIGTAYAEMIFGFLQDRYALGQTDEPVIILEMGAGAGRLAFQVLQKLSELIDYAGIKLPPFQYVMSDLPVKNIAGWQQHPGLIPFVQQGILDFARFDAVHDTELHLTHSGNVIQVGGLKQPLLVIANYFFDSIQQELLYIDEGKIYECEVSLKYPEEAESMGTSEVLKGIIPEYHYSRAAGYEEKSYPYHVVADYYREKLEDTHILFPATALACMERLDSLSQAGFLLLTADKGDHRLENWEFAEPPKLMHHGSISLTANYHAMQYFFEQKGALSLFTPHHYKNLNVGCILKLKDPASHVHTRLAYRRFVDRFGPDDFFSLKVWVDQNFDSIGLQQILAFWRLGGYDAELFIQSAERISSLLEDANDEELLDLQHGIQQMWAGYYPMPQRYDLALDSGLLLFEMDMYRDARMFLERSLHESEEEPVITVLYCLAICSYELEDLEAALDYTRKALVLEPEHEEALDLLAALSEG, via the coding sequence ATGACGAATAGCGAACAACAACGCTACCGCTTTAGTGAAGCGCCGATTTGGGAGCTGCAGCGGTCATATTACGAGGAATTGGGCTTGCAAGCCTGGAAAAACGACCAGGTTCCGCAATATATTACGAGCAACCCGATGATCGGAACAGCCTATGCTGAGATGATCTTCGGCTTCCTGCAAGACCGTTATGCACTTGGCCAGACCGATGAGCCGGTTATTATTCTGGAAATGGGTGCGGGGGCAGGCAGACTAGCCTTCCAGGTGCTGCAGAAGCTAAGCGAATTGATCGACTATGCGGGGATTAAGCTGCCTCCATTCCAATATGTAATGAGCGATCTGCCGGTCAAAAATATTGCCGGCTGGCAGCAGCATCCCGGCCTGATCCCTTTTGTTCAGCAGGGAATCCTTGATTTCGCGCGCTTTGACGCGGTCCATGATACCGAGCTGCACCTGACGCACAGCGGCAACGTGATCCAGGTGGGCGGACTGAAGCAGCCGCTGCTGGTAATCGCCAACTATTTCTTTGACAGCATTCAGCAAGAACTGCTCTATATCGACGAAGGCAAAATTTATGAATGCGAGGTTTCCCTAAAGTATCCGGAGGAAGCCGAGTCGATGGGAACTTCAGAGGTGCTGAAGGGGATCATTCCGGAATATCATTACAGCCGTGCAGCCGGGTATGAAGAGAAGTCGTATCCGTATCACGTGGTGGCGGACTACTACCGGGAGAAGCTGGAGGATACCCATATTCTATTCCCGGCTACGGCGCTGGCTTGTATGGAACGGCTGGACAGTCTGTCCCAAGCGGGCTTTCTGCTGTTGACCGCCGACAAGGGCGATCACCGGCTGGAGAACTGGGAGTTTGCAGAGCCCCCTAAACTGATGCATCACGGAAGTATCTCCTTAACGGCCAATTATCACGCGATGCAGTACTTTTTTGAGCAAAAGGGTGCACTTTCGCTGTTCACCCCGCATCATTATAAGAACCTGAACGTTGGCTGTATTCTGAAGCTTAAAGATCCGGCGAGCCATGTGCATACCCGGCTGGCTTACCGGAGATTTGTCGACCGGTTCGGACCGGATGACTTCTTCAGCCTGAAGGTATGGGTGGATCAGAACTTCGATAGCATCGGGCTGCAGCAAATTCTCGCTTTCTGGCGTCTCGGCGGATATGATGCTGAGCTGTTCATCCAGAGCGCTGAGCGTATTTCCAGCCTGCTGGAGGATGCGAATGACGAAGAACTGCTGGATCTCCAGCATGGCATACAGCAGATGTGGGCAGGATATTACCCAATGCCCCAGAGGTATGATCTGGCGCTGGACAGCGGACTGCTGCTGTTTGAAATGGATATGTACCGCGATGCCCGCATGTTCCTGGAACGCTCGCTTCATGAGAGTGAGGAAGAGCCGGTAATTACAGTGCTCTATTGTCTGGCGATTTGCAGCTATGAGCTGGAGGATCTGGAGGCGGCACTGGATTATACACGCAAAGCCCTTGTCCTGGAGCCGGAACATGAGGAAGCCTTGGACCTGCTGGCCGCGCTCAGTGAAGGGTAA